A genomic window from Synechococcus sp. CBW1107 includes:
- a CDS encoding RNA-binding S4 domain-containing protein, protein MRLDQFLKFQGLVATGGEAKVRVQAGEVRVNGSVERRRGRQLLPGDTVELERLRLVVPSET, encoded by the coding sequence TTGCGGCTTGATCAGTTCCTCAAGTTCCAGGGCCTGGTGGCCACCGGCGGTGAAGCCAAGGTGCGTGTGCAGGCTGGAGAGGTCAGGGTCAACGGGTCTGTGGAACGTCGCCGCGGCCGCCAGCTCCTGCCGGGCGACACGGTGGAACTCGAGCGACTGAGACTGGTGGTCCCCTCCGAGACCTAG
- the tpiA gene encoding triose-phosphate isomerase, with the protein MTCAEARAYAAAFLPLLGDLPSDREVVLAPPFTAIAALSEALAGSPVKIASQNVHWDHMGAYTGMISAPMLLEHGVSHAIVGHSEPRKYYSETDEQINLRARTAQKSGMIPILCVGESDSQREAGEAERVIRRQVDQGLEGLDPTRLVVAYEPIWAIGTGKTCGAEEANRLCALIRGWVGYNDVVIQYGGSVKAENIDLLMAQPDIDGVLVGGASLDPAGFARIARYQVPVAA; encoded by the coding sequence ATGACCTGCGCCGAGGCGCGGGCCTATGCCGCCGCTTTCCTGCCCCTTCTGGGAGACCTTCCCAGTGATCGGGAGGTGGTGCTGGCCCCTCCCTTCACCGCCATCGCCGCCCTGAGTGAAGCTCTCGCGGGCAGTCCCGTGAAGATCGCCTCCCAGAATGTGCACTGGGATCACATGGGGGCCTACACGGGCATGATCTCGGCCCCGATGCTGCTGGAACATGGCGTCAGCCACGCGATCGTGGGCCACAGCGAGCCGCGGAAGTACTATAGCGAAACCGACGAACAGATCAATCTGCGGGCCCGTACGGCCCAGAAGTCGGGAATGATCCCGATTCTGTGCGTGGGCGAGAGCGATTCCCAGCGGGAGGCGGGCGAAGCCGAGCGGGTGATCCGTCGACAGGTGGACCAGGGCCTCGAAGGCCTTGACCCCACCCGCCTGGTGGTGGCTTACGAGCCCATCTGGGCGATCGGCACCGGCAAGACCTGCGGAGCCGAAGAAGCCAACCGCCTCTGCGCCCTGATCCGTGGCTGGGTGGGCTACAACGATGTGGTGATCCAGTACGGCGGCTCGGTCAAGGCGGAGAACATCGACCTGCTGATGGCCCAGCCCGACATCGACGGCGTGCTGGTGGGAGGCGCTTCACTGGATCCAGCCGGTTTCGCGCGCATCGCCCGCTACCAGGTGCCCGTGGCAGCCTGA
- a CDS encoding FAD-linked oxidase C-terminal domain-containing protein, whose product MAKPPALTLPWGRIERRLRQLLPSRAVVARRPELLTYDSDGLTLQRHEPPLVVLPETTDQVAAVLRLCHEEGIPFVARGSGTGLSGGAVAEQESLLVVTSRMRSVLAVDLENQRITVQPGVINSWVTRAVAGDGFYYAPDPSSQVVCSIGGNVAENAGGVHCLKYGVTSNHVLELEVVLPDGRITRLGGSLAEMPGLDLRGVFIGSEGTLGIATAITLRLLPQPQTVQVLLADFPSMEAAGEAVRRVTEAGVLPAGMEIMDNFTINAVDDLFGCDEYPRDAAAVLLIELDGRLEEVSAAAERAMELCCQAGARTLRRAESEADRALLWKGRKSAFAAVGRITPTYYVQDGVVPRSALPQVLAAIEELSRRYALPVANVFHAGDGNLHPLILYDAGQTDVQERVQALGADILRLCIDAGGSITGEHGVGADKRCYMDWMFSPDDLDTMQLVRQAFDPEGRANPGKLFPTPRSCGESARRSRSVRVQVSSADDAGAETSDQSLAAAIEVF is encoded by the coding sequence TTGGCCAAGCCGCCTGCCCTGACCCTGCCCTGGGGCCGGATCGAGCGGCGTCTGCGTCAGTTGCTGCCCTCCAGGGCAGTGGTGGCCCGTCGCCCGGAGCTGCTCACCTACGACAGCGATGGCCTCACCCTGCAGCGGCATGAGCCGCCCCTGGTGGTGCTGCCTGAAACCACTGACCAGGTGGCGGCGGTTCTGCGCCTCTGCCATGAGGAGGGGATTCCTTTCGTGGCCCGAGGCAGCGGCACTGGCCTCTCGGGCGGTGCCGTGGCCGAACAGGAGTCGCTGCTGGTGGTGACCAGCCGCATGCGTTCTGTCCTGGCCGTGGATCTGGAGAACCAGCGCATCACCGTTCAGCCGGGGGTGATCAACAGCTGGGTCACCCGTGCCGTGGCCGGCGATGGCTTCTACTACGCCCCCGACCCCTCCAGCCAGGTGGTCTGCAGCATCGGCGGCAACGTGGCCGAGAACGCCGGTGGAGTGCACTGCCTCAAGTACGGCGTCACCAGCAATCACGTGCTGGAGCTGGAGGTGGTGCTCCCGGATGGCCGCATCACCCGCCTGGGTGGAAGCCTGGCGGAAATGCCCGGCCTGGATCTGCGCGGAGTTTTCATCGGCAGCGAGGGCACCCTCGGCATTGCCACCGCCATCACCCTGCGGCTGCTGCCACAGCCCCAGACGGTGCAGGTGCTGCTGGCGGATTTCCCCTCGATGGAAGCGGCCGGTGAGGCGGTGCGCCGCGTCACCGAAGCGGGGGTGCTGCCGGCGGGGATGGAGATCATGGACAACTTCACGATCAATGCCGTCGACGACCTCTTCGGCTGCGATGAGTACCCCCGCGATGCGGCTGCGGTGCTGCTGATCGAGCTCGACGGCCGCCTGGAGGAGGTGAGCGCCGCGGCGGAGAGGGCGATGGAGCTCTGCTGTCAGGCCGGCGCCCGTACCTTGCGCCGGGCCGAATCCGAGGCCGATCGCGCCCTGCTCTGGAAGGGGCGCAAGTCGGCCTTCGCGGCCGTGGGCCGGATCACCCCCACCTATTACGTTCAGGACGGGGTTGTTCCCCGCAGCGCCCTGCCGCAGGTCCTGGCCGCGATCGAGGAACTCAGCCGCCGCTATGCCCTGCCGGTGGCCAATGTCTTCCATGCCGGTGACGGCAACCTGCACCCGCTGATCCTCTACGACGCCGGCCAGACCGACGTGCAGGAGAGGGTTCAGGCCCTCGGCGCCGACATCCTGCGTCTGTGCATCGACGCCGGCGGCAGCATCACCGGTGAGCATGGGGTGGGCGCCGACAAGCGGTGCTACATGGATTGGATGTTCTCCCCGGACGACCTGGACACGATGCAGCTGGTGCGCCAGGCCTTCGATCCCGAGGGCCGAGCCAATCCCGGCAAGCTCTTCCCCACCCCTCGCAGCTGCGGCGAGTCAGCCCGTCGTTCCCGCAGCGTGCGCGTGCAGGTGTCCTCCGCTGATGACGCCGGCGCTGAGACCTCCGATCAATCCCTGGCCGCAGCGATCGAGGTGTTCTGA
- the hemL gene encoding glutamate-1-semialdehyde 2,1-aminomutase, whose product MTSAPVSVPALNTSRSQDLFSAAKTLMPGGVSSPVRAFRSVGGDPIVFDRVKGAYAWDVDGNRYIDYIGSWGPAICGHAHPEVIAALHEALDKGTSFGAPCALENTLAEMVIEAVPSVEMVRFVNSGTEACMSVLRLMRAFTGRDKLIKFEGCYHGHADMFLVKAGSGVATLGLPDSPGVPRTTTTNTLTAPYNDLEAVKQLFADNPGEIAGVILEPVVGNAGFITPEPGFLEGLRELTTEHGALLTFDEVMTGFRISYGGAQARFGITPDLTTLGKVIGGGLPVGAYGGRADIMAMVAPAGPMYQAGTLSGNPLAMTAGIKTLELLKQPGTYERLETITKRLSDGIQAAGAEAGLPICGGSISAMFGFFLCEGPVRNFEEAKATDSQRFGRLHRAMLERGIYLAPSAFEAGFTSLAHSDADIEATLRAFRDCFAAIA is encoded by the coding sequence TTGACTTCGGCCCCTGTTTCGGTTCCTGCCCTGAACACCTCCCGTTCCCAGGACCTCTTCAGTGCCGCAAAGACCCTGATGCCCGGTGGGGTCAGTTCACCGGTGCGGGCCTTCCGCTCGGTGGGCGGTGACCCAATCGTCTTCGACAGGGTCAAGGGCGCCTATGCCTGGGACGTGGACGGCAACCGCTACATCGATTACATCGGCAGCTGGGGGCCGGCGATCTGCGGTCATGCCCACCCGGAAGTGATCGCCGCCCTGCATGAGGCTCTCGACAAGGGCACCAGCTTCGGCGCCCCCTGCGCCCTGGAGAACACCCTGGCGGAGATGGTGATCGAGGCGGTCCCCAGCGTCGAGATGGTCCGCTTCGTGAATTCGGGCACCGAGGCCTGCATGTCGGTGCTGCGGCTGATGCGGGCCTTCACCGGCCGCGACAAGCTGATCAAGTTCGAGGGCTGCTACCACGGCCACGCCGATATGTTCCTGGTGAAGGCCGGCTCGGGCGTGGCCACGCTCGGACTGCCCGATTCCCCTGGTGTCCCCCGCACCACCACCACCAACACGCTCACCGCCCCCTACAACGACCTGGAGGCGGTGAAACAGCTCTTCGCCGACAACCCCGGCGAAATCGCCGGGGTGATCCTCGAGCCCGTGGTGGGCAACGCCGGCTTCATCACACCCGAACCGGGATTCCTCGAGGGTCTGCGCGAACTGACCACCGAGCACGGTGCCCTGCTCACCTTCGATGAGGTGATGACGGGCTTCCGCATCAGCTACGGCGGCGCCCAGGCCCGCTTCGGCATCACCCCCGATCTCACCACCCTGGGCAAGGTGATCGGCGGCGGCCTGCCGGTGGGCGCCTATGGCGGCAGGGCCGACATCATGGCGATGGTGGCCCCGGCCGGGCCGATGTACCAGGCCGGCACCCTCAGCGGCAATCCTCTGGCGATGACCGCCGGCATCAAGACCCTGGAACTGCTGAAACAGCCCGGCACCTACGAACGGCTGGAGACGATCACCAAACGCCTCAGCGACGGCATCCAAGCGGCGGGTGCGGAGGCCGGCCTTCCGATCTGCGGCGGCTCGATCAGCGCCATGTTCGGCTTCTTCCTCTGCGAGGGCCCCGTGCGCAACTTCGAGGAAGCCAAGGCCACCGACAGCCAGCGCTTCGGTCGGCTGCACCGGGCCATGCTCGAGCGCGGGATCTACCTGGCCCCCAGTGCCTTCGAGGCCGGATTCACCTCCCTGGCCCACAGCGACGCCGACATCGAAGCTACCCTCAGGGCCTTCCGCGACTGCTTCGCCGCCATCGCCTGA